Proteins encoded by one window of Gouania willdenowi chromosome 4, fGouWil2.1, whole genome shotgun sequence:
- the LOC114461622 gene encoding uncharacterized protein LOC114461622, with protein sequence MKLLYAFTILWTLFTTAKGLDCQTCLNPQCLSETSVTCTTETMCVTATTQVSLGGVPNTVITKQCAPPSTCPSIGPQTVTINAGLSNVVTSAQCCNTDNCNTETLPAPTRNTTVNELECNFCIPNTDLCNIIVGCEGSENSCFQGTVTGSPIGDDILGCASTNLCDGAMSLGTQLFQTFGTITSGPTCCSTPFCNERSTGTMTTLSPTSVTGGSDGSTGSGSGGDGGSGGVTSGSGGDGGSGGVTSGSGGDGGSGGVTSGSGGDGGSGGVTSGSGGDGGSGGVTSGSGGDGGSGGVTSESGGDGGSGGVTSESGGDGGSGGVTMSSSPVLTCALTGPVGVVVMIFISTFG encoded by the exons CCAAAGGTCTCGACTGTCAGACGTGTTTGAATCCACAATGTTTATCAGAGACCTCAGTGACGTGCACAACAGAAACCATGTGTGTAACGGCCACCACTCAAG TTAGCCTGGGAGGCGTACCAAACACCGTGATCACCAAACAATGTGCGCCACCATCCACTTGTCCATCCATCGGCCCTCAGACTGTCACAATAAATGCGGGACTCAGTAATGTGGTAACATCGGCTCAGTGCTGCAACACGGACAACTGCAACACAGAAACTTTACCTG CACCGACCAGAAACACAACCGTCAACGAACTGGAGTGCAATTTTTGCATTCCCAACACCGACTTGTGCAACATCATAGTTGGATGTGAAGGAAGTGAGAACAGTTGCTTTCAGGGAACAG TGACGGGCAGTCCCATCGGTGATGATATTCTTGGATGTGCGTCTACAAACCTTTGTGATGGTGCTATGAGCCTGGGGACGCAGCTCTTTCAAACCTTTGGAACCATCACCAGTGGACCAACCTGCTGCAGCACCCCGTTCTGTAATGAAAgatcaacaggaacaatgacaaCACTCTCCCCAACATCGGTCACAGGGGGGTCGGATGGGAGCACGGGAAGTGGGTCAGGTGGGGACGGAGGTTCTGGTGGGGTAACCAGTGGGTCGGGTGGGGACGGAGGTTCTGGTGGGGTAACCAGTGGGTCGGGTGGGGACGGAGGTTCTGGTGGGGTAACCAGTGGGTCGGGTGGGGACGGAGGTTCTGGTGGGGTAACCAGTGGGTCGGGTGGGGACGGAGGTTCTGGTGGGGTAACCAGTGGGTCGGGTGGGGACGGAGGTTCTGGTGGGGTAACCAGTGAGTCGGGTGGGGACGGAGGTTCTGGTGGGGTAACCAGTGAGTCGGGTGGGGACGGAGGTTCTGGTGGGGTAACCATGAGTTCCTCACCAGTATTGACATGTGCATTAACGGGGCCAGTCGGGGTCgtagtaatgatctttatatcGACCTTTGGTTAA